The following proteins are encoded in a genomic region of Gadus macrocephalus chromosome 19, ASM3116895v1:
- the sbno1 gene encoding protein strawberry notch homolog 1 isoform X4, which produces MDPGQDLLLAALSESGICPNDLFDVDPQDVSHSSSAHQSISISALDDGFGVAGTEASAPHTTLMIRQKPQPSTTTFVLNQLNQLPSLGAVTTKQSTNPIKHTITVTKVVHVASTLRGSSSPSSPSVSTAVPLNRDQIQLKDLLRTGGLKKTTTLKGNSLMELMKLKPPSDIAQPVATATAAGHLELNNGIKKEFSIKDATRFWKSPSIKEEEEPEEEEEEELGHAETYAEYMPMKLRIGLRHPDPVVETSSLSSVNPPDVWYRMSIPEEIIDRGWLSALQLEAITYAAQQHETFLPNGDRAAYLIGDGAGVGKGRTIAGCIYENYLLGRKRSLWFSVSNDLKYDAERDLRDIGAKNIQVHSLNKFKYGKISSKHNGSVKKGVIFATYSSLIGESQSGGKYKTRFQQLLHWCGEDFDGVIVYDECHKAKNVCPVGSSKPTKTGLAVQELQNKLPKARVVYASATGASEPRNMAYMNRLGIWGEGTPFREFSNFIQAVERRGVGAMEIVAMDMKLRGMYIARQLSFTGVTFKIEEVPLTPQYIKMYNKSVRLWVSAREKFQAAANLMEAEQRMKKSMWGQFWSAHQRFFKYLCIASKVGRVVQLAREEVHNGKCVVIGLQSTGEARTLEALEEGGGELNDFVSTAKGVLQSLVEKHFPAPDRQKLFSLLGIDLSAKKTPSPAEKVVEQKGKKRKGPELKKQVKKKSRIHGGLSGSSSDDSQSEDSDKDGESDDSFKSVSSADDDDFNPFRDESDEDEEDDPWLIRKEPKKGKKDKNKKKKKCIDPDSIQSALLASGLGSNRPKFTAPPANPTIKHAVVKTESQDGFQTSQDAVEDAQKMKKDLLDNLEKLAESLPPNTLDELIDELGGPENVAEMTGRKGRVVSNDDGSISYESRSELDVPVEILNLTEKQRFMDGEKNIAIISEAASSGISLQADRRVKNQRRRVHMTLELPWSADRAIQQFGRTHRSNQVTAPEYVFLISELAGEQRFASIVAKRLESLGALTHGDRRATETRDLSRYNFDNKYGRNALEIVMKSIVKLDSPLVSPPSDFDGDFFKEIQCGLIGVGLITLEERSGVMTLDKDYNNIGKFLNRILGMEVQQQNSLFQYFADTLAAVIQEAKRNGRFDMGILDLGSGDEKVQKVECKKFLTPGYTTSGHVELYTVSVERGMSWEEATHAWADQSGADDGFYVQVRNNRKTAILVKELNPKKRLFLVYRPNTGKQLKLETYVDIKKRFKKVLSEDAKQHWIDQFKSSAKICSHAYWRGNCKKASVGLQCEIGLRCRTYFVLCGSVLSVWTKVENVLSSVSGTNVKMQIVRLRTEDGQRIVGLIIPPNCVNPLLNILSTSDQCQQLAVQEQQKWQQLHPQSLSQAPNT; this is translated from the exons ATGGATCCTGGACAAGACTTGCTTCTGGCAGCGCTAAGCGAGAGCGGCATTTGCCCAAACGACCTTTTCGATGTTGACCCTCAAGATGTTTCACATTCTTCTTCAGCCCACCAG TCCATCTCTATCAGTGCCCTCGACGATGGCTTCGGGGTTGCTGGGACAGAGGCTTCAGCTCCACATACCACACTTATGATCAGG CAAAAacctcagccctccaccaccacctttgTCTTAAATCAACTGAATCAGTTGCCGTCGCTTGGGGCCGTCACCACCAAGCAGTCCACCAACCCCATCAAACACACCATCACGGTCACCAAGGTGGTGCACGTGGCCTCCACACTGCGGGGGTCCTCCAGTCCCTCGTCCCCTTCGGTGTCCACAGCCGTGCCTTTGAACCGGGATCAG ATTCAGTTGAAGGATCTCCTTAGGACGGGGGGTCTGAAGAAGACCACTACGTTAAAGGGCAACAGCTTGATGGAACTCATGAAGTTGAAGCCACCGTCAGACATCGCACAACCAGTTGCCACCGCAACCGCTGCAGGACACT TGGAGCTGAACAACGGCATCAAGAAGGAATTCTCCATTAAAGACGCTACCCGCTTTTGG aAATCCCCAAGCataaaggaggaagaggagcctgaggaagaggaggaagaggaattgGGCCACGCAGAGACGTATGCAGAGTACATGCCCATGAAAT TAAGGATAGGCCTGCGACACCCTGACCCAGTTGTGGAGACGAGCTCCCTATCAAGCGTCAACCCTCCTGACGTCTGGTACAGGATGTCCATCCCAGAGGAAATCATTGACCGCGGCTGGCTGTCTGCACTGCAGCTAGAGGCCATTACATATGCAGCGCAG CAACACGAGACGTTCCTCCCTAACGGAGACAGAGCAGCCTATCTGATAGGCGATGGTGCGGGTGTTGGAAAGGGCAGAACCATTGCGGGCTGCATCTATGAGAACTACCTGCTAGGCAGGAAGAGATCCCTCTG GTTCAGTGTTTCAAACGATTTGAAGTACGATGCCGAGAGAGATCTCCGTGATATAGGTGCGAAGAACATTCAGGTCCATTCTCTAAATAAG TTCAAATATGGCAAGATCTCCTCGAAACACAACGGTAGCGTGAAGAAGGGCGTGATTTTCGCAACATACTCTTCTCTGATCGGAGAGAGCCAGTCGGGAGGGAAGTACAAAACCCGgttccagcagctcctccactgGTGTGGGGAGGACTTCGATGGCGTT ATTGTCTATGACGAGTGTCACAAAGCCAAAAATGTTTGTCCGGTTGGCTCGTCCAAACCGACGAAGACCGGCCTGGCCGTTCAGGAGCTGCAGAACAAACTCCCCAAAGCCCGGGTCGTGTACGCCAGTGCCACAG GCGCCTCTGAACCAAGAAACATGGCGTACATGAACCGCCTGGGCATCTGGGGCGAGGGCACCCCCTTCAGGGAGTTCAGCAACTTCATCCAAGCTGTGGAGCGCAG agGTGTCGGCGCTATGGAAATCGTTGCCATGGATATGAAACTGAGGGGGATGTACATTGCCAGGCAACTGAGCTTTACGGGTGTGACTTTCAAAATCGAGGAGGTTCCGCTGACGCCGCAGTACATCAAGATGTACAACAAGTCTGTGCGCCTG TGGGTGAGCGCACGCGAGAAGTTCCAGGCGGCCGCCAACCTCATGGAAGCCGAGCAGCGCATGAAGAAGTCCATGTGGGGCCAGTTCTGGTCGGCCCACCAGCGCTTCTTCAAGTACCTCTGTATCGCCTCCAAGGTCGGCAGAGTTGTCCAGCTGGCCAGGGAAGAGGTCCACAACGGAAAG tGCGTTGTGATTGGTCTACAATCCACTGGAGAAGCGCGGACACTTGAGGCcttggaggaaggaggaggagaactcaATGACTTTGTTTCCACCGCAAA agGTGTGTTGCAGTCCCTGGTGGAGAAACACTTCCCAGCCCCTGATCGACAGAAGCTATTCAGTCTATTGGGTATCGATCTCTCGGCAAAGAAGACTCCCTCGCCCGCTGAGAAAGTGGTTGAACAGAAGGGCAAGAAGAGGAAAG GTCCAGAATTAAAAAAGCAGGTCAAGAAGAAGTCCCGTATACACGGAGGACTTTCAGGAAGCAGCTCGGACGACAGTCAATCAGAAGACTCGGATAAAGACGGCGAGAGCGACGACAGTTTCAAATCAGTCAGTTCGGCCGACGACGATGACTTCAATCCATTCCGAGACGAGTCGGACGAAGATGAGGAGGATG ATCCCTGGCTTATCAGAAAAGAACCAAAGAAGGGGAAGAAGGataagaacaagaagaagaaaaaatgcATCGACCCAGACTCCATTCAAAGTGCCTTGCTAGCGTCTGGGCTCGGGTCGAACCGGCCCAAGTTCACTGCCCCGCCGGCTAACCCTACCATCAAGCACGCCGTCG TCAAAACGGAGAGCCAGGACGGCTTTCAAACGAGCCAAGATGCGGTGGAGGACGCCCAGAAGATGAAGAAGGACCTGCTGGACAACCTGGAGAAACTAGCGGAGAGCCTGCCCCCCAACACTCTGGACGAGCTCATCGACGAGCTGGGAGGACCGGAGAACGTGGCCGAG ATGACTGGCCGGAAAGGTCGCGTGGTCAGCAACGATGACGGCAGCATCTCGTACGAGTCTCGCTCCGAGCTGGACGTGCCCGTGGAGATCCTGAATCTGACGGAGAAGCAGAGGTTCATGGATGGAGAGAAG AACATCGCCATCATCTCTGAAGCAGCCAGCTCAGGTATCTCCTTGCAGGCGGACCGGCGTGTTAAAAACCAGCGAAGAAGGGTCCACATGACTCTGGAGCTGCCCTGGAGTGCAGACAGAGCTATACAGCAGTTcg ggaggacCCACAGGTCCAACCAGGTCACGGCTCCAGAGTACGTGTTCCTCATATCGGAGTTGGCCGGGGAGCAGCGGTTTGCCTCCATCGTGGCCAAGAGGCTGGAGAGTCTG GGCGCTCTTACCCATGGGGACAGGAGGGCGACTGAAACAAGGGACCTCAGCCGATATAACTTTGACAACAAG TATGGTAGGAATGCTCTGGAGATCGTCATGAAGTCAATTGTGAAACTCGACTCTCCGCTTGTGTCGCCACCTTCCGATTTTGACGGGGATTTCTTCAAAG AAATTCAATGTGGCTTAATAGGAGTGGGTCTTATAACTCTTGAAGAAAGATCTGGTGTGATGACCCTTGACAAAG ACTACAACAATATTGGGAAGTTCCTGAACCGTATTCTGGGCATGGAGGTGCAGCAGCAGAACTCCCTGTTCCAGTACTTTGCAGACACACTGGCGGCCGTCATACAGGAAGCCAAGAGGAACGGCCGATTTGACATGGGCATTCTGG ATCTTGGCTCGGGTGACGAGAAGGTGCAGAAGGTCGAGTGCAAGAAGTTCCTGACGCCGGGCTACACCACGTCGGGCCACGTTGAGCTCTACACC GTGAGTGTGGAGAGGGGAATGTCGTGGGAGGAGGCCACTCATGCCTGGGCAGACCAGAGTGGGGCTGACGACGGCTTCTACGTGCAG GTGCGCAACAACAGGAAGACGGCCATCCTGGTGAAGGAGTTGAACCCCAAGAAGAGGTTGTTCCTGGTGTACCGGCCCAACACCGGCAAGCAGCTCAAACTGGAGACCTACGTTGACATCAAGAAGAGGTTCAAGAAG GTTTTGTCAGAAGATGCGAAACAACACTGGATTGACCAGTTCAAGTCCTCTGCTAAGATCTGCTCTCATGCATATTG
- the sbno1 gene encoding protein strawberry notch homolog 1 isoform X2, translating to MDPGQDLLLAALSESGICPNDLFDVDPQDVSHSSSAHQSISISALDDGFGVAGTEASAPHTTLMIRQKPQPSTTTFVLNQLNQLPSLGAVTTKQSTNPIKHTITVTKVVHVASTLRGSSSPSSPSVSTAVPLNRDQIQLKDLLRTGGLKKTTTLKGNSLMELMKLKPPSDIAQPVATATAAGHLELNNGIKKEFSIKDATRFWVNDDVKVQQFSHPLKSPSIKEEEEPEEEEEEELGHAETYAEYMPMKLRIGLRHPDPVVETSSLSSVNPPDVWYRMSIPEEIIDRGWLSALQLEAITYAAQQHETFLPNGDRAAYLIGDGAGVGKGRTIAGCIYENYLLGRKRSLWFSVSNDLKYDAERDLRDIGAKNIQVHSLNKFKYGKISSKHNGSVKKGVIFATYSSLIGESQSGGKYKTRFQQLLHWCGEDFDGVIVYDECHKAKNVCPVGSSKPTKTGLAVQELQNKLPKARVVYASATGASEPRNMAYMNRLGIWGEGTPFREFSNFIQAVERRGVGAMEIVAMDMKLRGMYIARQLSFTGVTFKIEEVPLTPQYIKMYNKSVRLWVSAREKFQAAANLMEAEQRMKKSMWGQFWSAHQRFFKYLCIASKVGRVVQLAREEVHNGKCVVIGLQSTGEARTLEALEEGGGELNDFVSTAKGVLQSLVEKHFPAPDRQKLFSLLGIDLSAKKTPSPAEKVVEQKGKKRKGPELKKQVKKKSRIHGGLSGSSSDDSQSEDSDKDGESDDSFKSVSSADDDDFNPFRDESDEDEEDDPWLIRKEPKKGKKDKNKKKKKCIDPDSIQSALLASGLGSNRPKFTAPPANPTIKHAVVKTESQDGFQTSQDAVEDAQKMKKDLLDNLEKLAESLPPNTLDELIDELGGPENVAEMTGRKGRVVSNDDGSISYESRSELDVPVEILNLTEKQRFMDGEKNIAIISEAASSGISLQADRRVKNQRRRVHMTLELPWSADRAIQQFGRTHRSNQVTAPEYVFLISELAGEQRFASIVAKRLESLGALTHGDRRATETRDLSRYNFDNKYGRNALEIVMKSIVKLDSPLVSPPSDFDGDFFKEIQCGLIGVGLITLEERSGVMTLDKDYNNIGKFLNRILGMEVQQQNSLFQYFADTLAAVIQEAKRNGRFDMGILDLGSGDEKVQKVECKKFLTPGYTTSGHVELYTVSVERGMSWEEATHAWADQSGADDGFYVQVRNNRKTAILVKELNPKKRLFLVYRPNTGKQLKLETYVDIKKRFKKVLSEDAKQHWIDQFKSSAKICSHAYWRGNCKKASVGLQCEIGLRCRTYFVLCGSVLSVWTKVENVLSSVSGTNVKMQIVRLRTEDGQRIVGLIIPPNCVNPLLNILSTSDQCQQLAVQEQQKWQQLHPQSLSQAPNT from the exons ATGGATCCTGGACAAGACTTGCTTCTGGCAGCGCTAAGCGAGAGCGGCATTTGCCCAAACGACCTTTTCGATGTTGACCCTCAAGATGTTTCACATTCTTCTTCAGCCCACCAG TCCATCTCTATCAGTGCCCTCGACGATGGCTTCGGGGTTGCTGGGACAGAGGCTTCAGCTCCACATACCACACTTATGATCAGG CAAAAacctcagccctccaccaccacctttgTCTTAAATCAACTGAATCAGTTGCCGTCGCTTGGGGCCGTCACCACCAAGCAGTCCACCAACCCCATCAAACACACCATCACGGTCACCAAGGTGGTGCACGTGGCCTCCACACTGCGGGGGTCCTCCAGTCCCTCGTCCCCTTCGGTGTCCACAGCCGTGCCTTTGAACCGGGATCAG ATTCAGTTGAAGGATCTCCTTAGGACGGGGGGTCTGAAGAAGACCACTACGTTAAAGGGCAACAGCTTGATGGAACTCATGAAGTTGAAGCCACCGTCAGACATCGCACAACCAGTTGCCACCGCAACCGCTGCAGGACACT TGGAGCTGAACAACGGCATCAAGAAGGAATTCTCCATTAAAGACGCTACCCGCTTTTGGGTAAACGATGATGTTAAAGTACAACAATTTTCACATCCTCTT aAATCCCCAAGCataaaggaggaagaggagcctgaggaagaggaggaagaggaattgGGCCACGCAGAGACGTATGCAGAGTACATGCCCATGAAAT TAAGGATAGGCCTGCGACACCCTGACCCAGTTGTGGAGACGAGCTCCCTATCAAGCGTCAACCCTCCTGACGTCTGGTACAGGATGTCCATCCCAGAGGAAATCATTGACCGCGGCTGGCTGTCTGCACTGCAGCTAGAGGCCATTACATATGCAGCGCAG CAACACGAGACGTTCCTCCCTAACGGAGACAGAGCAGCCTATCTGATAGGCGATGGTGCGGGTGTTGGAAAGGGCAGAACCATTGCGGGCTGCATCTATGAGAACTACCTGCTAGGCAGGAAGAGATCCCTCTG GTTCAGTGTTTCAAACGATTTGAAGTACGATGCCGAGAGAGATCTCCGTGATATAGGTGCGAAGAACATTCAGGTCCATTCTCTAAATAAG TTCAAATATGGCAAGATCTCCTCGAAACACAACGGTAGCGTGAAGAAGGGCGTGATTTTCGCAACATACTCTTCTCTGATCGGAGAGAGCCAGTCGGGAGGGAAGTACAAAACCCGgttccagcagctcctccactgGTGTGGGGAGGACTTCGATGGCGTT ATTGTCTATGACGAGTGTCACAAAGCCAAAAATGTTTGTCCGGTTGGCTCGTCCAAACCGACGAAGACCGGCCTGGCCGTTCAGGAGCTGCAGAACAAACTCCCCAAAGCCCGGGTCGTGTACGCCAGTGCCACAG GCGCCTCTGAACCAAGAAACATGGCGTACATGAACCGCCTGGGCATCTGGGGCGAGGGCACCCCCTTCAGGGAGTTCAGCAACTTCATCCAAGCTGTGGAGCGCAG agGTGTCGGCGCTATGGAAATCGTTGCCATGGATATGAAACTGAGGGGGATGTACATTGCCAGGCAACTGAGCTTTACGGGTGTGACTTTCAAAATCGAGGAGGTTCCGCTGACGCCGCAGTACATCAAGATGTACAACAAGTCTGTGCGCCTG TGGGTGAGCGCACGCGAGAAGTTCCAGGCGGCCGCCAACCTCATGGAAGCCGAGCAGCGCATGAAGAAGTCCATGTGGGGCCAGTTCTGGTCGGCCCACCAGCGCTTCTTCAAGTACCTCTGTATCGCCTCCAAGGTCGGCAGAGTTGTCCAGCTGGCCAGGGAAGAGGTCCACAACGGAAAG tGCGTTGTGATTGGTCTACAATCCACTGGAGAAGCGCGGACACTTGAGGCcttggaggaaggaggaggagaactcaATGACTTTGTTTCCACCGCAAA agGTGTGTTGCAGTCCCTGGTGGAGAAACACTTCCCAGCCCCTGATCGACAGAAGCTATTCAGTCTATTGGGTATCGATCTCTCGGCAAAGAAGACTCCCTCGCCCGCTGAGAAAGTGGTTGAACAGAAGGGCAAGAAGAGGAAAG GTCCAGAATTAAAAAAGCAGGTCAAGAAGAAGTCCCGTATACACGGAGGACTTTCAGGAAGCAGCTCGGACGACAGTCAATCAGAAGACTCGGATAAAGACGGCGAGAGCGACGACAGTTTCAAATCAGTCAGTTCGGCCGACGACGATGACTTCAATCCATTCCGAGACGAGTCGGACGAAGATGAGGAGGATG ATCCCTGGCTTATCAGAAAAGAACCAAAGAAGGGGAAGAAGGataagaacaagaagaagaaaaaatgcATCGACCCAGACTCCATTCAAAGTGCCTTGCTAGCGTCTGGGCTCGGGTCGAACCGGCCCAAGTTCACTGCCCCGCCGGCTAACCCTACCATCAAGCACGCCGTCG TCAAAACGGAGAGCCAGGACGGCTTTCAAACGAGCCAAGATGCGGTGGAGGACGCCCAGAAGATGAAGAAGGACCTGCTGGACAACCTGGAGAAACTAGCGGAGAGCCTGCCCCCCAACACTCTGGACGAGCTCATCGACGAGCTGGGAGGACCGGAGAACGTGGCCGAG ATGACTGGCCGGAAAGGTCGCGTGGTCAGCAACGATGACGGCAGCATCTCGTACGAGTCTCGCTCCGAGCTGGACGTGCCCGTGGAGATCCTGAATCTGACGGAGAAGCAGAGGTTCATGGATGGAGAGAAG AACATCGCCATCATCTCTGAAGCAGCCAGCTCAGGTATCTCCTTGCAGGCGGACCGGCGTGTTAAAAACCAGCGAAGAAGGGTCCACATGACTCTGGAGCTGCCCTGGAGTGCAGACAGAGCTATACAGCAGTTcg ggaggacCCACAGGTCCAACCAGGTCACGGCTCCAGAGTACGTGTTCCTCATATCGGAGTTGGCCGGGGAGCAGCGGTTTGCCTCCATCGTGGCCAAGAGGCTGGAGAGTCTG GGCGCTCTTACCCATGGGGACAGGAGGGCGACTGAAACAAGGGACCTCAGCCGATATAACTTTGACAACAAG TATGGTAGGAATGCTCTGGAGATCGTCATGAAGTCAATTGTGAAACTCGACTCTCCGCTTGTGTCGCCACCTTCCGATTTTGACGGGGATTTCTTCAAAG AAATTCAATGTGGCTTAATAGGAGTGGGTCTTATAACTCTTGAAGAAAGATCTGGTGTGATGACCCTTGACAAAG ACTACAACAATATTGGGAAGTTCCTGAACCGTATTCTGGGCATGGAGGTGCAGCAGCAGAACTCCCTGTTCCAGTACTTTGCAGACACACTGGCGGCCGTCATACAGGAAGCCAAGAGGAACGGCCGATTTGACATGGGCATTCTGG ATCTTGGCTCGGGTGACGAGAAGGTGCAGAAGGTCGAGTGCAAGAAGTTCCTGACGCCGGGCTACACCACGTCGGGCCACGTTGAGCTCTACACC GTGAGTGTGGAGAGGGGAATGTCGTGGGAGGAGGCCACTCATGCCTGGGCAGACCAGAGTGGGGCTGACGACGGCTTCTACGTGCAG GTGCGCAACAACAGGAAGACGGCCATCCTGGTGAAGGAGTTGAACCCCAAGAAGAGGTTGTTCCTGGTGTACCGGCCCAACACCGGCAAGCAGCTCAAACTGGAGACCTACGTTGACATCAAGAAGAGGTTCAAGAAG GTTTTGTCAGAAGATGCGAAACAACACTGGATTGACCAGTTCAAGTCCTCTGCTAAGATCTGCTCTCATGCATATTG